The following proteins come from a genomic window of Deltaproteobacteria bacterium:
- a CDS encoding RusA family crossover junction endodeoxyribonuclease, whose protein sequence is MGTPRSLQAAPRGRDAWKKQVIEAAKRDIDSETESIQFVDLSIRIVHLCEDWGDTDGDLDNIAKPILDALCDSRKVLFNDNQVKDIHLRRIEWKKNDIARIERATERLADALDMALSGDGPAEFVYIFVTSEFSPEVLP, encoded by the coding sequence GTGGGAACTCCCCGGTCCCTCCAGGCGGCCCCAAGAGGTCGCGACGCCTGGAAGAAGCAGGTCATCGAGGCTGCAAAGCGAGACATAGATTCGGAAACGGAATCCATTCAATTTGTGGATCTATCGATTCGAATTGTTCATCTTTGCGAGGATTGGGGTGACACGGATGGCGACCTCGACAACATCGCCAAGCCCATTCTCGACGCTCTTTGTGACAGTCGAAAGGTCCTGTTCAATGACAACCAAGTAAAGGACATCCACCTGCGCCGCATTGAATGGAAAAAGAACGATATTGCCAGGATCGAACGAGCCACTGAGCGTCTTGCAGACGCCCTGGACATGGCGCTCTCTGGCGATGGTCCGGCTGAATTCGTATACATCTTTGTGACTTCAGAGTTTAGTCCGGAGGTCCTCCCGTGA
- a CDS encoding glycoside hydrolase family 18 protein, whose protein sequence is MTGYYVGWEAQTYPVNVVDFAAMSHVVIGPVIPQADGSLDTTFSIDATSGPQWASSASTAAHAAGDHVLLWVGGADSASGFEGATSSANLSAFVNALLAAMQTTGAEGVDLDWEPIPTSDEASFLALLQALRAAAPNAILTMPVGALNMNIDTVDGFYVSASGIVDQMNIMSYGVAGAWSGWESWHSSPLSGESPSTPVSIDTSVTAYENAGVPASKLGIGVGFYGLCYTPPVTGPKQALNGSSIPASDGTMSYTNIMESYYDASAAQWDDVAQVPYLSFASATGPAGCSYISYDDAQSIAAKASYVKSSGLGGVIVWEIAEGYLPNAASGGRDPLMEAMRTGFR, encoded by the coding sequence GTGACCGGCTACTACGTCGGCTGGGAAGCGCAGACCTACCCGGTGAACGTGGTCGACTTCGCGGCGATGAGCCACGTGGTGATCGGCCCGGTCATCCCGCAGGCCGACGGCTCGCTCGACACCACCTTCAGCATCGACGCCACCAGCGGTCCGCAGTGGGCCAGCTCCGCCAGCACCGCGGCCCACGCCGCCGGCGACCACGTGCTGCTCTGGGTGGGCGGCGCCGATTCGGCGTCGGGCTTCGAAGGCGCCACCTCGAGCGCCAACCTGAGCGCCTTCGTGAACGCGCTGCTCGCGGCGATGCAGACCACCGGCGCCGAGGGCGTGGACCTCGACTGGGAGCCCATCCCGACCAGCGACGAGGCGTCGTTCCTCGCGTTGCTGCAAGCCCTCCGCGCCGCCGCGCCCAACGCGATCCTCACCATGCCGGTGGGCGCGCTGAACATGAACATCGACACGGTCGACGGCTTCTACGTGAGCGCGTCGGGCATCGTCGATCAGATGAACATCATGAGCTACGGCGTGGCCGGCGCGTGGTCGGGCTGGGAGAGCTGGCACTCCTCGCCGCTCTCCGGCGAGTCGCCGAGCACCCCGGTCAGCATCGACACCTCGGTGACCGCGTACGAGAACGCCGGCGTGCCCGCGTCCAAGCTCGGCATCGGCGTCGGGTTCTACGGGCTCTGCTACACGCCGCCGGTCACCGGTCCCAAGCAGGCGCTGAACGGCTCGAGCATCCCCGCGTCGGACGGCACCATGAGCTACACGAACATTATGGAGAGCTACTACGACGCCTCGGCTGCCCAGTGGGATGACGTGGCGCAGGTTCCGTACTTGAGCTTCGCGTCGGCCACCGGCCCGGCGGGGTGCTCGTACATCTCCTACGACGACGCGCAATCGATCGCCGCCAAGGCGAGCTACGTGAAGTCATCGGGGCTCGGCGGGGTCATCGTCTGGGAGATCGCCGAGGGCTACTTGCCCAACGCCGCGTCAGGGGGCCGCGACCCGCTGATGGAGGCGATGCGCACCGGCTTCCGTTGA
- a CDS encoding acyl-CoA desaturase yields the protein MWAILSLLVLHWSVSIFGQSFFHHRYGAHRMFQMSPFWERFFYVFTFIAQAPSFLVPRAYAILHRQHHAFSDTEKDPHSPLFWPNAGVMMLQTKHRYDAYAYKREEPEARFDGGVPEWLFLDKLSQHWGTRVFLGGLFVLFYLRFAPTLWWFLLLPIHWLLGPIHGAIVNWCGHKYGYVNYDNGDHSKNTLIFDFVTFGELFQNNHHKFGMSPNFGVRWFELDPCYQVMKLLNLVGIIDMSGAQVPRYPLAQVAPATPK from the coding sequence ATGTGGGCCATCCTGAGCCTCTTGGTTTTGCACTGGTCGGTGTCGATCTTCGGGCAGTCGTTCTTCCACCACCGCTACGGTGCGCACCGGATGTTCCAGATGAGCCCGTTCTGGGAGCGGTTCTTCTACGTCTTCACCTTCATCGCCCAGGCGCCGAGCTTCCTGGTGCCGCGCGCGTACGCGATCTTGCACCGGCAGCACCACGCGTTCTCCGACACCGAGAAGGATCCGCACTCGCCGCTGTTCTGGCCGAACGCGGGCGTGATGATGCTGCAGACCAAGCACCGCTACGACGCTTACGCGTACAAGCGTGAAGAGCCCGAGGCCCGCTTCGACGGCGGAGTCCCCGAATGGCTGTTCCTCGACAAGCTCTCGCAGCACTGGGGCACGCGGGTCTTCCTGGGCGGCCTCTTCGTGCTCTTCTACTTGCGCTTCGCGCCAACGCTCTGGTGGTTCCTGCTGCTGCCGATTCACTGGCTGCTCGGACCGATCCACGGCGCCATTGTGAACTGGTGCGGCCACAAGTACGGCTACGTCAACTACGACAACGGCGACCACTCGAAGAACACGTTGATCTTTGACTTCGTCACCTTTGGCGAGCTCTTCCAGAACAACCACCACAAGTTCGGGATGAGCCCCAACTTCGGCGTGCGCTGGTTCGAGCTCGACCCGTGCTATCAGGTGATGAAGTTGCTCAACCTCGTGGGCATCATCGACATGTCTGGCGCGCAGGTGCCGCGATATCCGCTGGCCCAGGTGGCGCCAGCGACGCCCAAGTAG